GGTTTCTTTACCACAAGCATCATGACAACAAGGAGAGATATCTCCATTTGCCATAATATTAAGAGAATAGTATATCCATGGACAGTCATTATTAGGGATAACTCTTCTCTGAAGTTTTCCCTCTTTAAATTTTTCAGGGTCATATATCCAATTATCTTTATTAGTTGGTAAATATTGAATACCTTGCTCAACTGTTCTTACACAGGGATCAATTATATTAAAACTATCCACTCCAATTTCTTTACACCATTGTATGAACTCATCTACTTGATGTTCATTATGTTTCATCAAAATATATCCAGCTTCAAGATGCACTTTACTTTTATGCTTTTTTTTAAGCTCAATAGTCTCTACCAAATTATTTCTTATATTTTCTAAATTAGTATTAACTCTATATATTTCATGGGTTTCTTGTGTTGTTCCACCCATTTGAAAAGAGACTAAATCTATACCACTATCAATAATACCTTGAGGAATATTTTTGACATCTCCATTGGTACAAGTAGAAATGAAGCTTATTCCTTTTTCTTTTGCATACTTAATTTGATTTACCCATTCTTTATTTAAAAAAGGTTCACCCATGAAATAGTACATCAAAGTATTTGTGTAAGGTCCTATTTTATCTATAATAATTTTAAAATCATTAAAAGATAAAAATGCTTTTTTCCTTTCCAATATATCCGCACCAGTTTCACATACTGGACATTTTGCATTACAAACATTAGTTGGTTCAATAGTAATATGAACAGGCTTTCCTAAAATTTTACTATCTTTTTTAATTAATGAGTATGTTGACTTAATATGTTCTTTACTACCTTTTTTACCTTGAAGTAATCCACTAACACCTTTTTTTAGCCCTAATAAATTTCTAGTTAATAAATACAAATTATCATACTGCTTAATTCTATTTTTTAATTTATCTATAGTTTTCATTCAAATCTCTTTCTTATACTTTTTATTTTTTCCTTTGGTTTACCAATAAAACCATAATATTCTACCACATTAACTTTAAGCTTTCCATTACCAGTAATTACAATAATACTACCATTATCATTTATATTTTGTCCTACTATTGTTTTGATAAATAAAGCATATATGAAGAATCCGTACCTCCACTAACACCTACAATACAATCATATTTTTTACCAATTCCTGCTTTTTTTATTTTCCTAATAATTTTTGAAAACTCTTATTCACATTTTACTGTGCCTGTGCCATATTCATTTTTAAATTTTCAAGTTGATGACAATAATTACAAATTCCATTCTCATCAAAGCTAATAGATGCAACTCTTTCATCATAAATGCACTTTGAACATATTTTATATTGTTGTAATATTTAACCTTTTTAAAAATTTTGCAGGATTTCCAACTACAATACTATTTTTTTCTACATCTTTTAAGACTACACTTCCCATTCCAATTAATGCATTCTTATTTATAATTATATTTCCAATAATAGTACTTCCACTTCCTATATAACTACTTTCTTTTATAACAACCCCTCCTGATACACACACTCCACTGGTTATTGATACATAATCTTCAATAATATCATCATGATTTATTACACAGTTTGGTAAAATCATAACATGATTTCCTATTTTAACATTTGATGCTATTGTAGTATTTTGCAATATAACTGAGCCTTTACCAACAGTTGCTAACTTTGAAACAGATGCTGTTGGGTGAATAATAGTTTCAAACCATTCTAAAGAAATATTTAATTTATTTAAAATAACTTCTTTTTTCCAAAAATTATTTGGACTTCCAATGCCATTGACAAAATAAGTACTTTTAAACTCTTTAGCTTTATTTAGTCCACCCAAAACTTTTATACCGTAATACTCTTTTCCTAACTTACTTATATCATCATCTAGAAATCCAATTATTTTATATGTTTGTCTTATTAAATTAATTTCATTAATAGCATCTAATATGTCTATACAATTTCCACCTGTGCCCAAAATAATTATTTTTTTTTCATTCATCAATATTACATTTCTCTTATTAAATTATTATTCATCTATTATTTAAAACACTCTTTCTCTTTTATTTATATATAAGTAACTATTCTAACATTTTTAATATTTCTTTATCCATATATATTATACCACTCTTCAAAATTAAGTAAACTCCAAACAAAAAGTCTTCTATTCTTTTCACCATTTAGATGTTCATATATAAGCTTTTGAGTAGCATCTTTGTCCATATATCCATATATATTAGCATCATCTCTTAACAATTTTGATTTTACAAATTCAATACTTTCACCTTTAAACCAACTGTTATCTGGACTACTAAACCCTTGCTTTACAGCTTTATGAATATCTTCAGGAATATATTTACTCATAGCATGCCTTAGTATCACTTTACCATCATTAGTCTTTTGCATCTTACATATTTCATTTTCATCCATTTTAATAATTTTATGTAAATCCCCTAATTTATATTTTGCAGGAATTTTTTGTGCAAAATTGACCAAATCATTATCAAGAAAGGGCACTCTTGTTTCAAGACTATGAGCCATAGAGAGTTTATCATCTACGACAAGTAGTCCATGTAAAAATGTCTTTGCTTCAAAATAAAGGGAATGATTAATATACTCTTCTGGTGTTTGGTTTTTTATAGGTCTTTTAAATACATTTGCAAAAATATCTCTTGTCCATACATCTTTGGTATCACTTAAAATTGGAGCAAATACATTTTGTATTTCTTTATTAGGGATTAGTCTTTTCCAAAAACTATAATATTTATCTATGTAGTTGTCAAAATTATAATTGTTCACTGCTTTATAATATCTCCACGGATAGCCTGCAAAAAGCTCATCTCCCCCTGCACCACTTAGTACAACTTTTACAAACTTACTTGCAAGTTTTGCAGCATAGTAGTTAGGGTAACTTTGTCCAACTCTTGGTTCCTCAAGATGATAGGCAAAATCCTTCATACATCTTTCCATATCTCCTGACTTTAATACCATCTCATAGTGTTCTGTTTTAAACTTATATGACATATATTCAGCTTTTGCTCGCTCATCAAAGCTAAGTTCCATTCCACTTGCACTGCGCAAATCAAATCCCACTGTAAATGTTTTTAAAAAACTATTATTTTTTTGGAAGTGATTAGAAGCAATAGCTGTTATAGAACCACTATCCATACCTCCACTTAAATAACTTCCTACTTGAACATCTGCTATTAGTTGTCTTTGTACTGCTTGTGTAAAAAGTCTATCAAGTTCTTCTATATATTCTCTCTCATCTTTAATAGTCTCAGGCTCACTAAAATTAAAATCCCAATATTGAGTTTTTTCTGTCTGTTTGGTCAGTAAATCTATCTCAAAATAATGCCCAGCTTCAAGGATTTGTATATCTTTATGTAGTGTTTTATTTGTAAATATATTTTGAAATGTAAAGTATTCTAGAAGTGCCTCTTTATCTACTTCACTTTTGTAATCTTTATACTCTAAAATAGATTTTATCTCACTTGCATATATAAAAGTTTTATCTTCAGTTATATGATAGTAAACTGGTTTTATACCATATCGATCTCTACAAAGATAAAACTTTTTTTGAAAATTATCATAAAGCGAAAATGCAAACATACCATTAAATCTTTTGATACAATCTATTCCCCACTCTATATATGCATATATTATTACTTCTGTATCAGTATGACTTTTAAATCTATGCCCTAATTTTTCAAGTTCAATTCGTAATTCTTTAAAGTTATAAATTTCACCGTTATAAGCAATCCAAATATTTTTTGATAAATCACTCATAGGTTGATGTCCTGCATAACTCACATCAAGTATAGAAAGTCTTCTATGTCCCATATAAAGATCATAGTCATGAGAGTGTAATTCTCGCTGTGAGGAATTCGATTCTATAGTAGGAAGCATATCATCTATATTTTTAAAATTTTCATCTGTTAAATTTTGATAAAAAGATATTTTTTTATTATGTCTTGCACCAGTATGAAAACAAAGATACCCTGCATCATCAGGACCCCTATGTGCAATTTTATCTGCCATAGGTTTTACATAATTAACATCTATAGATATTTTGTTAAGAGATAATGCCCCTACTATTCCACACATATTATTTTAAAGCCTCTTTTATATTTGTAATCACATATTCAAACTCTTCTTTAGTCATACCTGCATATAAAGGAAGAGCAATAGAAAGTCTATCTGCGGCATAACTTATTAAAAAATCTTCATCTTTAAAATTATTTTTATTTTTATAGTAACCTAATGTATGAACTGCATGAGTACCTTGTCTAGTTGCAATAGCCATTTCTTCAAGTTTTTCCATAAAAATGTTTCTTTTTATATTGATTCGATCAATTTGTTCTTTAGTAAGATTTGAAATATCTTCACCATTTGTAAAAATACATACATATGACTGATACCCATGCTTATAGTTTTCTTGAACATATGGAAGTTCAAGTTCTTTTATATCTTTTAAAGAGACATCATATTTTGCAGCTACTTCTCTTCTCCCATTCATAATATAATCTTTTTTATCCATCTGACAAACACCGAGGGCTCCCTGCATATCTGTCATACGATAATTATATCCTCTCACTGTAAAATCTGGTAATAAAGATCCACCTTTTTCTTTGTGCCTTTGAAGGTCTGATTTAGCAGCACCATGGTCTTTTAATTGTGATACTTTATTTGCAATATTCTCATCATTCGTAATTAGCATGCCACCTTCACCAGTACAAATTGATTTTCTAGGATGAAAAGAGAAACAACCACAATCTCCAAAAGTACCAGAGTGTTTATCTCCAATCCAGCCATCAAATCCACAAGCACTATCTTCAATAACTTTTAAATTATATTTATTAGCAAGTTTCATAATATAAGGCATATTTGCACACAAACCAAAAAGATTTACAGGCATAATAGCTTTTATAGAGCTATCATTTTTGATAAGTTCTTCAAGTTTTGTTTCATCTATATTAAATGTTTTTAAATCAATATCACAAAAAACTACTTCTGCACCAGTATATTCAACAGCATTTGCACTTGCAACATAAGTAAAAGAAGGAACAATAACTTTATCACCTTTTGTAATATCCATAGCTTCAAGTCCTAAATGTAAAGCTGTTGTACAATTACTTGTTGCATGAGCAAATTTACTTTTTGTAAAATCTGCGAACATTGTTTGAAATTTTGATACATTTGGTCCTTGTACAACCCAGCCTGTTTCAAGAGGTTTTACAATAGCTTCTTTTTCTTCATCACCAAAAATTGTTTTTGTAATAGGTATATTCATTTTCATTTATTTAACCTCTTATCCCTTTTTCTTCTCTCCAAGCAATTAACTTTTTAAGTCCATCTTCTAAAGAGTATTTGTATTTAAATCCCAATTCTTTCTCTGCTTTTTCTCTTGAACCGATTCTATTTTGAACTAATTGTCTTGCATCATCTTCACTATATGGTACAAAATTGATTTCTAAATCAGAATTTTTAAGTTTTAACATTGTATCGCAAAGTTGTTTTATAGTTGTTTGTACTTCTGTTCCGACATTATAGTATCCAAGTTTTACATCTGATTTTGCAGCTGCTACATTACATCTTGCAATATCTTCTACATAAATAAAATCATATGCTTGAGAACCATCACCATTTACACTTGGTGCTTCATTTCTGTCTATTTTATTTAAAACTATTGGTACAACTCCACTATAAACCGCATGTTGATCTTGACCTGGGCCATAAACATTCATATACCTAAGACCTACTATTTCTAAACCATATCGGTCATT
This portion of the Arcobacter nitrofigilis DSM 7299 genome encodes:
- a CDS encoding radical SAM/SPASM domain-containing protein, with the translated sequence MKTIDKLKNRIKQYDNLYLLTRNLLGLKKGVSGLLQGKKGSKEHIKSTYSLIKKDSKILGKPVHITIEPTNVCNAKCPVCETGADILERKKAFLSFNDFKIIIDKIGPYTNTLMYYFMGEPFLNKEWVNQIKYAKEKGISFISTCTNGDVKNIPQGIIDSGIDLVSFQMGGTTQETHEIYRVNTNLENIRNNLVETIELKKKHKSKVHLEAGYILMKHNEHQVDEFIQWCKEIGVDSFNIIDPCVRTVEQGIQYLPTNKDNWIYDPEKFKEGKLQRRVIPNNDCPWIYYSLNIMANGDISPCCHDACGKETMGNILEEEFEDIWNGKKYQNFRNKIHTNQKNINICKLCSGYGTAELK
- a CDS encoding NeuD/PglB/VioB family sugar acetyltransferase; amino-acid sequence: MNEKKIIILGTGGNCIDILDAINEINLIRQTYKIIGFLDDDISKLGKEYYGIKVLGGLNKAKEFKSTYFVNGIGSPNNFWKKEVILNKLNISLEWFETIIHPTASVSKLATVGKGSVILQNTTIASNVKIGNHVMILPNCVINHDDIIEDYVSITSGVCVSGGVVIKESSYIGSGSTIIGNIIINKNALIGMGSVVLKDVEKNSIVVGNPAKFLKRLNITTI
- the asnB gene encoding asparagine synthase (glutamine-hydrolyzing); its protein translation is MCGIVGALSLNKISIDVNYVKPMADKIAHRGPDDAGYLCFHTGARHNKKISFYQNLTDENFKNIDDMLPTIESNSSQRELHSHDYDLYMGHRRLSILDVSYAGHQPMSDLSKNIWIAYNGEIYNFKELRIELEKLGHRFKSHTDTEVIIYAYIEWGIDCIKRFNGMFAFSLYDNFQKKFYLCRDRYGIKPVYYHITEDKTFIYASEIKSILEYKDYKSEVDKEALLEYFTFQNIFTNKTLHKDIQILEAGHYFEIDLLTKQTEKTQYWDFNFSEPETIKDEREYIEELDRLFTQAVQRQLIADVQVGSYLSGGMDSGSITAIASNHFQKNNSFLKTFTVGFDLRSASGMELSFDERAKAEYMSYKFKTEHYEMVLKSGDMERCMKDFAYHLEEPRVGQSYPNYYAAKLASKFVKVVLSGAGGDELFAGYPWRYYKAVNNYNFDNYIDKYYSFWKRLIPNKEIQNVFAPILSDTKDVWTRDIFANVFKRPIKNQTPEEYINHSLYFEAKTFLHGLLVVDDKLSMAHSLETRVPFLDNDLVNFAQKIPAKYKLGDLHKIIKMDENEICKMQKTNDGKVILRHAMSKYIPEDIHKAVKQGFSSPDNSWFKGESIEFVKSKLLRDDANIYGYMDKDATQKLIYEHLNGEKNRRLFVWSLLNFEEWYNIYG
- a CDS encoding DegT/DnrJ/EryC1/StrS family aminotransferase, with the translated sequence MKMNIPITKTIFGDEEKEAIVKPLETGWVVQGPNVSKFQTMFADFTKSKFAHATSNCTTALHLGLEAMDITKGDKVIVPSFTYVASANAVEYTGAEVVFCDIDLKTFNIDETKLEELIKNDSSIKAIMPVNLFGLCANMPYIMKLANKYNLKVIEDSACGFDGWIGDKHSGTFGDCGCFSFHPRKSICTGEGGMLITNDENIANKVSQLKDHGAAKSDLQRHKEKGGSLLPDFTVRGYNYRMTDMQGALGVCQMDKKDYIMNGRREVAAKYDVSLKDIKELELPYVQENYKHGYQSYVCIFTNGEDISNLTKEQIDRINIKRNIFMEKLEEMAIATRQGTHAVHTLGYYKNKNNFKDEDFLISYAADRLSIALPLYAGMTKEEFEYVITNIKEALK